The following coding sequences lie in one Mercenaria mercenaria strain notata chromosome 5, MADL_Memer_1, whole genome shotgun sequence genomic window:
- the LOC128557351 gene encoding N-acetyllactosaminide beta-1,6-N-acetylglucosaminyl-transferase-like, with translation MTKNCTSFINDRGYITHHLTEEERNFPIAYSILMYKNAEQAERLLRAIYRPQNIYCIHVDSKTDETIYKAMSRIANCFQNVFLLNKRINVTWGEISVLEPELLCMEELWARNKKWKYFINLTGQEFPLKTNYELVQILKTYNGSNDVEATVVQFTDRCLPKNETLPPHEIKVTKGAVHIAVARGFVDYILHDQRAHDILDYVNTSCKIPDEAYFTILNHNRHLGVPGSYKGFPETTKMSDRRKPYLARFKNRYKSKIHEWICHGKWVRGMCIFAIKDLPLLSTRKELFANKFHLEEQPLTYGCLEELIFNRTRDEYQGQRTFDTSWYSNLGFVLAEFKVD, from the exons ATGACTAAGAACTGTACTTCTTTTATTAACGATAGAGGATATATAACACACCATCTGACGGAAGAAGAGAGAAACTTTCCAATTGCATACAGCATTCTTATGTATAAAAATGCAGAACAAGCTGAACGACTTTTACGCGCAATATACAGAccacaaaatatttattgtatacatGTGGATTCTAAGACAGATGAAACAATTTATAAAGCAATGTCAAGAATCGCAAACTGTTTTCAAAAcgttttcttattaaacaaaagAATCAATGTTACATGGGGTGAAATATCCGTATTGGAACCCGAACTTTTATGTATGGAAGAGTTATGGGCGAGaaacaaaaaatggaaatatttcataaatttgacagGGCAAGAATTTCCACTGAAAACCAATTATGAACTAGTGCAGATTTTAAAGACATACAATGGGTCCAATGACGTAGAAGCGACCGTAGTACA ATTTACAGACAGATGTTTACCAAAGAATGAAACATTACCACCGCATGAAATTAAAGTTACAAAAGGGGCCGTCCATATAGCAGTTGCCCGAGGCTTCGTCGATTATATTTTACATGACCAAAGAGCACATGACATTTTGGATTATGTGAACACATCTTGCAAGATACCTGACGAGGCATATTTCACAATATTAAATCATAACCGACATCTAGGTGTCCCTGGCTCTTATAAAG GATTCCCGGAAACGACTAAGATGTCAGACAGAAGGAAGCCTTACCTAGCGCGTTTCAAAAACAGATATAAATCAAAAATACATGAGTGGATTTGTCATGGAAAATGGGTCAGAGGCATGTGTATCTTTGCAATTAAAGATCTGCCGCTTCTGTCGACAAGGAAAGAGCTCTTTGCAAATAAGTTTCATTTAGAAGAGCAACCTTTGACCTACGGGTGTCTTGAAGAGTTGATATTCAATCGCACACGTGACGAATACCAAGGACAACGAACGTTTGATACCAGCTGGTACTCAAATTTAGGATTTGTTTTGGCCGAATTTAAAGTAGACTAA